The following proteins are encoded in a genomic region of Cryptomeria japonica chromosome 11, Sugi_1.0, whole genome shotgun sequence:
- the LOC131070509 gene encoding class V chitinase has translation MERELQVLLISIMLICPTAIAVKVGYWPAYSYSYFPLSSVNASLYTHLLYAFADLSNETFEVTISAGNQESIALFTTTVQNSNPSVKTLLSIGGGNSNMNDFSTMAADSSLRKKFIDSAISLARQYSFHGLDLDWEYPQTLADMENWGQLFTEWKAAVVDESGTSGNDPLLLSAAVYFSNQFFQWGIVRQYPIDSITANLDWVNIMTYDFVIPTQINKTGEHAALYDPNSKFSTSYGVESWLNAGLSGQKILVGMPMYGYSWTLKSTANVGIGAEASGPGNPDVYTFAQIKDFISNNAATEVYDTTTVSAYCYAGLVWIGFDNEQSVRAKVEYAKQKGLLGYFFWNVVQDSNWALSTAASNAMDQYRLSGDSFSSLW, from the exons ATGGAGCGCGAATTGCAGGTCCTCCTAATCAGCATCATGTTAATTTGTCCCACAGCCATTGCGGTGAAAGTTGGGTACTGGCCAGCATACAGCTATTCTTATTTCCCTCTCTCCTCTGTAAATGCCTCTCTCTACACCCATCTCCTCTACGCTTTCGCAGATCTCAGTAATGAAACATTTGAGGTCACCATCTCTGCAGGGAATCAGGAAAGCATCGCACTCTTCACCACCACAGTGCAGAACAGTAATCCCTCAGTGAAAACCTTGCTTTCCATCGGCGGAGGAAATTCCAACATGAACGACTTCTCCACAATGGCTGCCGATTCTTCACTGCGCAAAAAGTTCATCGACTCGGCCATATCTCTGGCCAGGCAATATTCATTCCACGGGCTCGATCTCGACTGGGAATACCCACAAACTCTGGCGGACATGGAAAACTGGGGGCAGCTGTTCACCGAATGGAAAGCTGCAGTAGTGGACGAGTCTGGAACCTCCGGTAACGATCCCCTGCTGCTCAGCGCTGCTGTCTATTTCTCAAACCAGTTCTTTCAGTGGGGCATAGTTAGACAATATCCGATCGATTCTATAACTGCCAATCTGGACTGGGTTAACATTATGACCTACGATTTTGTCATCCCAACTCAGATCAACAAGACGGGAGAGCACGCAGCTCTGTACGATCCCAACTCGAAATTCAGCACCAGCTATGGCGTGGAGTCTTGGTTGAATGCAGGCCTCTCTGGGCAGAAAATTTTAGTGGGGATGCCCATGTATGGATACTCATGGACGCTGAAGAGCACAGCAAATGTGGGAATAGGAGCCGAGGCCAGCGGTCCAGGGAACCCCGATGTATATACCTTTGCCCAAATTAAGGATTTTATTAGTAACAACGCCGCAACCGAGGTTTATGACACTACCACAGTGTCGGCTTATTGTTATGCTGGGCTTGTATGGATTGGATTCGACAACGAACAATCTGTTAGAGCCAAAGTGGAGTATGCCAAACAGAAAGGCTTGTTGGGGTATTTCTTCTGGAACGTCGTCCAGGATAGCAATTGGGCTCTCTCCACCGCAG CATCAAATGCAATGGATCAGTATCGGCTCAGTGGGGATAGTTTTTCTTCCTTGTGGTAA
- the LOC131070510 gene encoding non-specific lipid-transfer protein 2, with amino-acid sequence MGSAKPWNSVNMMVVMFLLMWVSWVVSGAAADCNTASKYLTPCSNFLTKGSPLPRINDPCCQGVRRVYKQGATQQERQQICQCLKNSATNLKLNDKAVASLAPLCGIRLTYVVTKKINCTTIP; translated from the exons ATGGGCAGTGCAAAGCCGTGGAATAGTGTGAATATGATGGTGGTCATGTTTTTGTTGATGTGGGTTTCATGGGTAGTATCAGGAGCAGCAGCTGACTGCAACACAGCTTCCAAATATCTGACTCCCTGCTCTAACTTTCTGACAAAAGGAAGTCCCTTACCAAGGATAAATGATCCATGCTGCCAAGGCGTGCGCAGAGTGTATAAGCAGGGGGCCACTCAACAGGAGAGGCAGCAGATTTGCCAGTGTCTGAAGAACTCCGCTACCAATCTCAAACTGAATGACAAAGCTGTGGCCAGCCTTGCTCCTCTCTGTGGGATTCGACTTACCTATGTTGTCACTAAAAAGATTAATTGCACCAC GATTCCTTGA